ATTATTTGTACTTATATTTTTTATATTAGATGTAATTTTGAATTTTTTCTTTTTAAAAGATAAATCAAGATAAAAGCAAGAATATATTTGAATATGTAAAGAAATCCTGTCTACATTGAGAAATCAGTGTCAGGCAGGATTTTTTGTTAAATTAAAACCATCAATCTTTTCAGATTATGTAATTTTTTCTAAATTCATTGTCTCTAAAAAGATGAAAGGAGATCAAAAGAATGTCGACAGAACAAATTTTAGAAAGGCTTATGCGAGAATACGGAGATTCTGTTTTTCGTATGTGCTTTCTTTACTTAAAGGATTATCATTTGGCAGAAGATGCCACACAGGGAACATTTATGAAAGCTATGAAAAAATTAAAAGATTATTTTGAGTTGCATATAAAATAATCAGATAGTAAAATATGAACAAAAGGTAAGATAAATGCGGAAAGGAGGGAACCTCATGCAAAAGAAACTTCCAATCGGAATTGAAAACTTTGAAGATATGATAAAAGAAAACTATTACTATGTAGATAAAACAGGCCTGCTCAAACAATTGCTAAATGAACACGGCCTAGTCAATCTATTCACAAGACCAAGAAGATTCGGAAAATCCTTAAATATGAGTATGTTAAAATATTTCTTTGAAATAGGAAATGATCAGGCAATTTTTGAAGGCCTTGAAATTTCAAAGGACAAAGAATTATGCGATCAATATCAGGGAAAATTTCCAGTAATCTCAGTTTCATTAAAAGGAGCGAAAGCAGGAAATTATGAAGATGCAAAAGCTATGATGAAATATATCATGGCAGCAGAATCCAGACGATTATACGATCGAATGTCAGGAGATAAGTTAAGCGAAAAACAAAAAGAACAGATGAAATCATTAATGTCAGATAACATGAAAGATACAGAGTTAATGACAGCACTGTGGATTTTATCTTCTATTTTAAAAGAATATTATGGGGAAAAAGTTATCATATTGATCGACGAATATGATGTCCCATTAGACAAGGCGTTCGAGAATAACTACTATAATGAAATGATCATCTTACTTCGAAACATGTTAAAACAATCATTAAAAACAAATGATAATCTATACATGGCCGTATTAACAGGCTGCTTAAGAATTGCCAGAGAAAGCATCTTTACAGGACTAAATAACTTCAATATCTTTTCTATCACAGACCAATATTTTGATGAGTACTTTGGATTTACAGACAAAGAAGTAAAAGAAATATTACAATATTACAAAGTACCAGAAGCTTTCGAACAAACAAAGAAATGGTATGACGGCTATCGCTTTGGAAACACAGATATCTACTGCCCATGGGATGTAATCAATCACTGCCGAGCATTAAAAGTAGAACCAGATGCGACACCACAGCCATACTGGATCAATACAAGTGGAAATTATATCGTAAAACGCTTTATAGAGAAAGCAAACCAACAGACAAGAAGAGAAATTGAACAATTAATTGAAGGAAAAGCAATCCAGAAAGAAATCAGGTTAGAACTAACATACAACGAACTAGACAGCACGATCGAGAATCTCTGGAGTGTACTCTTCGCAACAGGCTACCTCACCCAACAGGGAAAACCACAAGGAAGAACTTACTCTCTGATAATCCCAAACGAATCCATCCGACAGATCTTTATCGAACAGATTCAGGAATGGTTCAAAGAAACCACAAGAAAAGACGAAAACCGCTTAAAAGATTTCTGCAAAGCATTTGAAGAAGGAAACGCAGAAGCAATCGAAGAACAATTTAATAACTACCTAATGAAAACCATCAGCATCCGAGACACCTTCACAACCAAAAAAGAAAACTTCTACCATGGAGTCCTCCTAGGCTTACTAAGCTACGACCCAGACTGGTACATTACCTCAAACCAAGAAAGCGGAGACGGATACAGCGACATCATGATCGAAGCAGAACAAGCCAGAATCGGAATCATTATAGAAGTAA
The sequence above is drawn from the Anaerostipes hadrus ATCC 29173 = JCM 17467 genome and encodes:
- a CDS encoding AAA family ATPase — encoded protein: MQKKLPIGIENFEDMIKENYYYVDKTGLLKQLLNEHGLVNLFTRPRRFGKSLNMSMLKYFFEIGNDQAIFEGLEISKDKELCDQYQGKFPVISVSLKGAKAGNYEDAKAMMKYIMAAESRRLYDRMSGDKLSEKQKEQMKSLMSDNMKDTELMTALWILSSILKEYYGEKVIILIDEYDVPLDKAFENNYYNEMIILLRNMLKQSLKTNDNLYMAVLTGCLRIARESIFTGLNNFNIFSITDQYFDEYFGFTDKEVKEILQYYKVPEAFEQTKKWYDGYRFGNTDIYCPWDVINHCRALKVEPDATPQPYWINTSGNYIVKRFIEKANQQTRREIEQLIEGKAIQKEIRLELTYNELDSTIENLWSVLFATGYLTQQGKPQGRTYSLIIPNESIRQIFIEQIQEWFKETTRKDENRLKDFCKAFEEGNAEAIEEQFNNYLMKTISIRDTFTTKKENFYHGVLLGLLSYDPDWYITSNQESGDGYSDIMIEAEQARIGIIIEVKYAENIKTLDKACQKALKQIKEKNYDQKLEEEGYETILNYGIACYKKRCKVLVDK
- a CDS encoding sigma factor; the encoded protein is MSTEQILERLMREYGDSVFRMCFLYLKDYHLAEDATQGTFMKAMKKLKDYFELHIK